Within the Gracilinema caldarium DSM 7334 genome, the region TAAAAGGGCATCCAGTTTTCGCTGTTTTTCTCTCAATTGTTCACTGGCGGCAACTAGCGAAGAAACATCTCGGATTGCCACAACAAAACCATTAATAGCTTGTTGAGAATCCTTAAGTCGGGAAATATTCACCAATACGGGAAGTATTTTGCCTTCTTGGGCAATCAACCTGGCTTCCAGATTCCGTATCCGGCCTTCCTGTTTACAACGAACTAGTAAGTGGGCAGTGTTATGTTCATCAATATCTTGAAAGAGACATGATACCTGCTTACCTATAATTTCTTTTGCTGGCCCTACCACATCAATATAGCCCTTGTTTACCCGTTCCACCATTCCCTGTTCATTTAATATGATTACCGGATCGAGCATTCCTTCGATGGTCTGAATAGCCATTTCTGCGGCTGCTGCGGTTACCAGAGTCTCAGAACGCCGTTGCTCCTGCTTTATTTCTTCGGTAAAATCGACAACGACCGCTACGATGCAGGGTTCTCCGGTTTCTTCCAGTTTTTGCAAGTGGTGTTGTAATTTAACCCAGATAAAGGTGCCATCAGCAGAAACGAGCCTAATATTGGCTTGCTGGTTTGTACCTTTCTTAAGCAGTTCACTATCAAGATGCAGCAATGTATCAGCTATAGAACGAGGAAAGAGGTCATAATCGTTTTTACCAATGATATCATCTTTGGTGCGTTTGAGAAGGTTAAGAAACACCTGGTTACAGCCGATATATGTACCTTCACGGCTTTTTACATATGCGGGCGCTGGAATGAAGTCTACCATCATGATGCATTGTTGCTAGTGTATCAGACAAGAGATGAAAAGTCGAGCTTTTTTTTATTATCTCCATAATATCAAATAAAAAACAAGCGAAATATTCGCTGGAAAGGATTGACAATATCTAGCAAAAACCGCATTGTTTGCATGTATTTTCATTCGACCGAAGCGAATCCGGGGTTCCGCGGGCAAATCGGTTTTGTAGACTCAAGTAAGGGTCAGAGGAGGTTGAAGGACCATAATTGAAAGGGAGCGATGTCAATATTGAAGGGGTTTCCAAGTCCTTTGGTGACTTTAAAGCCCTCAAAGACGTAAGTCTTACTATAAAAAAAGGAGAGTTCTTTTCTCTCCTGGGTCCATCGGGTTGCGGAAAGACAACCCTGTTGCGGATTATCGCGGGGTTCGAAACCCCCGATACAGGTTTGGTAACCTTTGACGGAGTCGATGTACTCCCGCTTCCACCGAATATGCGGCACGCGAACACGGTTTTCCAGAATTATGCCCTGTTCCCTCATCTTTCCATATTCGAAAATGTAGCCTTCCCATTGCGGATAAAGAAGGTCCCAAACAGGGAAATTAAATATAAAGTCATGGATTACTTGAAGCTTGTAGAGCTGGAAAACCATGCCCATAAAAAACCTAGCCAGCTTTCAGGTGGTCAAAAACAGCGGGTTGCTATAGCAAGAGCACTGATCAATGAGCCTTCGGTACTGCTGCTTGATGAGCCTCTTTCAGCCCTGGATGCAAAGCTTCGGCAGCATATGCTTATCGAGCTGGATAAAATTCACGATAAAATCGGTATAACCTTTATCTATGTTACCCACGATCAGCAGGAAGCCTTGTCTGTATCGGATCGT harbors:
- a CDS encoding ABC transporter ATP-binding protein, with the protein product MKGSDVNIEGVSKSFGDFKALKDVSLTIKKGEFFSLLGPSGCGKTTLLRIIAGFETPDTGLVTFDGVDVLPLPPNMRHANTVFQNYALFPHLSIFENVAFPLRIKKVPNREIKYKVMDYLKLVELENHAHKKPSQLSGGQKQRVAIARALINEPSVLLLDEPLSALDAKLRQHMLIELDKIHDKIGITFIYVTHDQQEALSVSDRLAVMCQGDVLQVGTPHEIYESPATDFVARFIGETNLFDGTVVSVEPVEHPKAAPNETMVTLDIPELGRIKVTTVDTVAPGMKVSFTIRPEKIAISTEKPSLKRNDINLFEGIVDEPIYSGFQTKFYVRISEHAVLKVMKQHSNYSDEGPDIIWKDSVYISWSADDGYIVEVKQS